The sequence below is a genomic window from Sinorhizobium terangae.
GTCTCACTGGGCTCACCCATCAGATGCAGGACGCGCGCGCTCTCGGGCAGGTCGAAATAGAGATAGGCTTCCATGCGCCGGTCATGCACGTGGCAGGGCATGGTGTTCCAGACCGAGCCGGCGGCAAGCTGCGTCATGCCGGCGACGAGCTGGCAGGTTTTTACCCCTTCCGGGTGGATGAACTGGAAGATCGAGCGTTCGTTCGAGGTGGCAGCACTGCCGAGATCGAGCCGTTTGGCATCGCCGATACGGATGTGGCGGCTTGGCAGCGCCTGGTGAGCGGGCGCGCTCAGCAGGTAAAACTTGGCAGGGGCGCCAGGGTCTTCGGACGAGAAAGTCACCTCTTCGCCCAAACCCGAGTAGGCCATGTCGCGCGGCTCCAATCGGAAGCTTTCGCCGCTCACTTCGACGCGGCCCGGGCCGCCGATATTGACGGCAATGAGCTCGCGCCGGTCGAGAAAGCGCGGTGTGCCGGTCGGACGGATGGTCTCGAGCGCCAAAGGCCCATCCACCGGCATCGCGCCGCCGACGATCATGCGGTCGTAGTGGCTGTAGGTGAGGACGATGCGGCCCGGCCGGAACAGCCCCGAAATGTGAAAGTTCGCGCGCAGCGCTTCGGTATCCATGCGCGCGGCGGCTGCCGGGTCAACTGCGTGACGGATGGTGTATTCGACATGGTTCGCGGTCATCGCTCACTGCCCTTGTATTGATGAAAAGGAGATCAAACCTTGCGCTTGGTCGTGCCCCATTCTGCCTGTTGGCCGCTCAGCCGGGCGCGATATCGCTGCTGGCTGGCGGTCAGATGGGCGCGCATGGCGGCGCGGGCAGCTTCGGGGTCGCTGGCGGAAATGGCCTTCAGGATCGCCAGATGCTCGCGCTGCAGGCTTTCCTGATATTCACGCGTCAGCACCCTGTCGGTACCCCAGGGCGAGGCGACGTCGCATGGGATCGCTCGCATGCCAAGGGCATCGAGAACCTCCACGTAGTAGGGGTTGTTGGTAGCGACCGCAATTGCCCGGTGGAAGGCGAAATCACTCTTGCCGGTCGGCTCGCCGCGCTCGAGCATTCGGTCGAAGTCGAAGAAGGCCTCCTGGATCTGCGCCTCCTGGGCAGCATTCCGCCGGAGCGCAGCAAGGCCAGCGCTTTCGATCTCGAGCCCCATCCGTACTTCGAGCACGTTTAGCGCGTGGGAGATCTTGTTGCCGGCATCAAGGCCGATCGAGCCGAAGGCAAGGGTCGGGTGTTCCTTGACGAAGACGCCGGCACCCTGCCGCGCCTCGACGAGGCCGTCGGCGGCAAGCGTTGCGATGGCCTCGCGGATCACGGTGCGGCTGACGCCGAAGACCTCCCGCATTCGGCTCTCCGTCGGCAGCTTTTCACCCGGCGGGATTTCGCCTTTCAGCACCTGCTGCCGGATCGCGCTCGCGACGCGCTCCGAAAGCTTCGGTTTGCGCTCCATCTTGAATTCGGCCAGAGAGCCCATGATGCGATTACCCTTTGAACACGCTCGGAAGCCAGAGTGAAAGGGCCGGAACATAGGTGACGAGCCCAAGCACAATCAACCCCGCCAGGTAGAAGGGCCAGATGCTGCGCATCGCCTCCCAGACGGAGATTTTTCCGACCGCACACGCCACGAACTGCACAGCGCCGACGGGTGGCGTGTTGAGCCCGATGCCGAAGTTCAGGATCATGATCACCCCGAAATGGACCGGATCGACGCCATAGGCCATCGCCACCGGCAGGAAGATGGGGGTGCAGATGATGATGGTCGGGCCCATGTCCATGAAGGTGCCGAGGAACAGCATCAGCACGTTGATCAGCAGGAGCACGATGATCGGATTGTCTGAGATCGTGTTCATCCAGCCGATCAGCGAGGCAGGCACTCTCAGGAACGCCATCAGCCAGGAGAAGGCGGCGGCCATGCCGATGATGAGCAAGACCATGGCCGTCGTGCGCACGGCCCCGAAAGTGGAGTGGACGAAATCCTGCCAGGTCATTTGCCGGTAGACGAGGACGGTTACCGCGAGCGCGTAGAGGACGGCGATGCAGGAACTCTCGGTTGCCGTGAAGACGCCTGAACGGACACCCCCGAAGATGATGGCGATGAGCATGAGGCCCGGAATCGACACCATGAGGTAGCGGCCAACTCGGGCGAAGCCGGGAAAAGCCTCAGTCGGATAGCCGCGCCGGCGCGCCACGAAATAGGCGGTCACCATCAGCGCAGCCGCATAGAGCAGTCCGGGAAGAATACCGGCGGTGAAGAGGTCCGCG
It includes:
- the kduI gene encoding 5-dehydro-4-deoxy-D-glucuronate isomerase, translated to MTANHVEYTIRHAVDPAAAARMDTEALRANFHISGLFRPGRIVLTYSHYDRMIVGGAMPVDGPLALETIRPTGTPRFLDRRELIAVNIGGPGRVEVSGESFRLEPRDMAYSGLGEEVTFSSEDPGAPAKFYLLSAPAHQALPSRHIRIGDAKRLDLGSAATSNERSIFQFIHPEGVKTCQLVAGMTQLAAGSVWNTMPCHVHDRRMEAYLYFDLPESARVLHLMGEPSETRHILMAKEEAVLSPPWSIHSGCGTSSYAFIWAMAGDNVDYTDVDMVPMEALR
- a CDS encoding FadR/GntR family transcriptional regulator, which produces MGSLAEFKMERKPKLSERVASAIRQQVLKGEIPPGEKLPTESRMREVFGVSRTVIREAIATLAADGLVEARQGAGVFVKEHPTLAFGSIGLDAGNKISHALNVLEVRMGLEIESAGLAALRRNAAQEAQIQEAFFDFDRMLERGEPTGKSDFAFHRAIAVATNNPYYVEVLDALGMRAIPCDVASPWGTDRVLTREYQESLQREHLAILKAISASDPEAARAAMRAHLTASQQRYRARLSGQQAEWGTTKRKV
- a CDS encoding TRAP transporter large permease, with the protein product MDMIILFGVFTLLMLIGTPIAFCLGVASFATVLYLGLPPLVIFQRLNSGMSVFSLLAIPFFIYAGDLMVRGGIAQKIVAFAASLVGHVRGGLGQVNIVTATLFGGISGSAVAEAAAVGGLMIPQMKERGYGADYAVNVTSMAALIALMLPPSHNMIIYSISAGGKISIADLFTAGILPGLLYAAALMVTAYFVARRRGYPTEAFPGFARVGRYLMVSIPGLMLIAIIFGGVRSGVFTATESSCIAVLYALAVTVLVYRQMTWQDFVHSTFGAVRTTAMVLLIIGMAAAFSWLMAFLRVPASLIGWMNTISDNPIIVLLLINVLMLFLGTFMDMGPTIIICTPIFLPVAMAYGVDPVHFGVIMILNFGIGLNTPPVGAVQFVACAVGKISVWEAMRSIWPFYLAGLIVLGLVTYVPALSLWLPSVFKG